From the Quercus lobata isolate SW786 chromosome 6, ValleyOak3.0 Primary Assembly, whole genome shotgun sequence genome, one window contains:
- the LOC115949807 gene encoding uncharacterized protein LOC115949807, whose translation MNSLCWNCQGIGNPRTVFALRDYMRRWNPRIVFLSETKSKNRRMEKVKFNLDFTNGLYVPSRGRSGGLALLWSSDTNLEIKSYSNHHIDAIITEADNGLSWRFTSFYGYLETHLREESWKLLLHLNSQFNLPWFCFGDFNEILSMTEKAGGAQRSQSQMDGFRRMVNQCGFKDLGYCGPDYTWCNMKEGSNRISLRLDRAFANTEWLEHFQVPIVHHLDNSTSDHCLLAITDSLPPTRKGIRRFHFKAMWIKREDCHEVIEAAWQSGSLSATPEGVASNLQRCASALTSWNQTVVGSIPKKIAEKRRILNSITTADQQGDRGAEINQLREEINDLLDSEETI comes from the coding sequence ATGAATTCCTTGTGTTGGAACTGCCAGGGAATTGGGAACCCCCGAACAGTTTTTGCGCTCCGCGACTATATGCGGCGTTGGAATCCCAGAATAGTTTTCCTCTCGGAAACTAAATCAAAGAACAGACGTATGGAAAAAGTAAAATTCAATCTTGATTTCACAAACGGTTTATATGTTCCAAGCAGGGGCCGGAGTGGAGGCCTTGCTCTACTATGGTCCAGTGATACAAATTTGGAGATTAAGAGTTACTCCAATCATCACATCGATGCTATAATCACAGAAGCTGACAATGGCCTTTCCTGGAGATTTACCAGTTTTTATGGATATCTGGAAACACATTTAAGGGAAGAATCCTGGAAactcctcctccatcttaatagTCAATTTAATTTGCCTTGGTTTTGctttggtgattttaatgaaattctttCAATGACTGAAAAAGCAGGTGGTGCCCAGCGTTCCCAATCTCAAATGGATGGTTTCCGTCGAATGGTAAATCAGTGTGGTTTCAAGGACTTGGGGTACTGTGGCCCAGATTATACGTGGTGTAATATGAAGGAAGGGAGCAACAGAATTTCGCTCCGTCTGGACAGAGCTTTTGCCAATACTGAATGGCTTGAACATTTCCAGGTGCCAATTGTTCACCACCTGGACAATTCCACCTCTGATCACTGCCTCCTTGCTATCACTGACTCACTCCCTCCAACCCGTAAAGGTATTCGCCGTTTCCATTTTAAGGCTATGTGGATCAAAAGGGAGGATTGTCATGAGGTGATTGAAGCTGCATGGCAATCGGGCTCTCTCTCTGCCACCCCTGAAGGGGTTGCTTCTAATCTCCAACGTTGTGCAAGTGCTTTGACAAGTTGGAATCAGACTGTTGTAGGCAGTATACCAAAGAAAATTGCGGAGAAAAGAAGAATTCTTAATTCCATTACCACTGCTGATCAGCAAGGTGACAGAGGGGCAGAGATTAATCAGCTTAGGGAGGAAATAAATGATCTTTTGGACAGTGAGGAGACCATTTGA
- the LOC115995302 gene encoding lipoamide acyltransferase component of branched-chain alpha-keto acid dehydrogenase complex, mitochondrial, whose protein sequence is MMISRRILILQKRSFSSVRRILCPYTSQTPNPNLSPAQASASFRSAGSHSSILHFNVPYIAVNRSFFSSHAVADLPVGGIVDVPLAQTGEGIAECELLKWFVQEGDQIEEFQPICEVQSDKATIEITSRYKGKVAQILYVPGDIVKVGETLLKIVVEEAQVLTHVSENPTPTQEGLKNIKPCDSELTKNDICEVLSTPAVRNLAKQHGVDLNDVKGTGKDGRILKEDVLQYAFQKGSIKDPSASLTSASRRQFLGGEEDHPHPSGEVPWSYEDKTVPLRGFQRTMVKSMSMAAKVPHFHYVDEINCDALVELKSSFQSTNSDPDVKHTFLPTLIKSLSMALSKYPLMNSCFNDELLEVILKGSHNIGIAMATSSGLVVPNIKNVQSLSILEITKELSRLQKLALDNKLNPVDICGGTITLSNIGAIGGKFGSPLLNLPEVSIIAIGRIQKVPQFTDDGNIYPASIMTVNIGADHRVLDGATVARFCGEWKQFIEKPELLMLHMK, encoded by the exons ATGATGATTAGTCGGAGGATTTTGATTTTGCAGAAGAGGTCTTTCAGCTCCGTTCGGCGGATCCTATGTCCGTACACCTCCCAAACTCCGAACCCGAATCTATCCCCGGCCCAAGCCTCGGCGTCGTTTCGGTCCGCTGGTAGTCATAGTAGTATTCTTCAT TTCAATGTTCCATATATTGCTGTGAATAGAAGTTTCTTTTCAAGTCATGCTGTAGCAGATCTTCCAGTGGGTGGGATAGTTGATGTACCGTTAGCACAAACTGGTGAAGGCATTGCTGAATGTGAACTTCTTAAATGGTTTGTGCAGGAG GGGGATCAAATTGAAGAGTTTCAACCAATTTGTGAAGTTCAAAGTGACAAAGCAACCATAGAAATAACAAGTCGTTACAAAGGGAAAGTTGCTCAAATCCTCTACGTTCCTGGTGACATTGTAAAG GTTGGAGAAACTCTTTTAAAGATTGTTGTTGAGGAAGCACAGGTTTTGACCCATGTTTCAGAAAACCCAACTCCAACACAAGAGggtctaaaaaatataaagccTTGCGATTCAGAGCTAACTAAAAATGACATATGCGAAGTCCTATCCACACCTGCTGTCCGGAACCTTGCAAAGCAACATGGTGTAGATCTAAACGATGTCAAGGGAACTGGTAAAGATGGCAGGATATTAAAAGAAGATGTCCTCCAATATGCTTTCCAGAAAGGAAGCATTAAAGATCCATCTGCCTCCTTGACTTCTGCTTCAAGAAGGCAGTTTCTTGGAGGAGAAGAGGATCATCCACATCCTTCAGGTGAAGTTCCATGGAGCTATGAAGATAAGACAGTTCCGCTGAG GGGTTTCCAGCGAACAATGGTAAAATCAATGTCCATGGCTGCAAAAGTCCCACATTTTCATTATGTAGACGAGATAAATTGTGATGCATTGGTGGAACTTAAATCATCATTTCAAAGTACTAATTCCGATCCAGATGTTAAGCACACTTTCCTTCCAACACTGATAAAGTCGCTTTCAATGGCATTGAGCAAGTATCCCTTAATGAATAGTTGCTTCAATGATGAGTTACTTGAAGTCATCCTTAAAG GTTCTCACAATATTGGAATTGCAATGGCTACTTCATCTGGTCTAGTTGTACCAAACATAAAGAATGTTCAGTCACTTTCGATCTTGGAG aTAACAAAGGAACTGTCAAGGTTACAAAAATTGGCATTGGATAACAAGCTTAATCCTGTGGATATATGTGGTGGAACAATAACATTAAGCAATATTGGAGCAATTGGTGGAAAGTTTGGTTCACCCCTCCTCAACTTGCCTGAAGTTTCCATTATTGCAATTGGACGAATTCAGAAAGTTCCTCAATTTACAGATGATGGAAATATTTATCCTGCATCAATCATGACC GTTAATATAGGCGCCGATCATAGAGTTTTGGATGGGGCAACTGTTGCAAGATTCTGTGGTGAATGGAAACAATTTATTGAAAAGCCGGAACTGTTGATGTTGCATATGAAATGA